One segment of Carya illinoinensis cultivar Pawnee chromosome 1, C.illinoinensisPawnee_v1, whole genome shotgun sequence DNA contains the following:
- the LOC122308494 gene encoding ubiquitin carboxyl-terminal hydrolase 17-like — MLFPGILGFLTFLLPSIFFVSLLIRLKWRDAAAKKEEIMRLVAMASEEAALAEVEATVEYTSMPVVRRYQCAVCYSPTTMRCSQCKIVRYCSGKCQIMHWRRGHRDECCPQLGALEYQDKSDFGGKAGLEKQSEIFDTKGLHTAFASSGSSPSACFSLSDAGSKSSVDICSNQGIRFGTIDRSEKPLSDDDAPDMPRGTASFNEMELTTSLPTQSSNSVSFIDGISCASKSTKMKSGHIDEGVDKSHFSKPKPLMTNDVKLKSPRNCKPTRGSALPGKSVTDASNFRCLPSPNCSVSDSVADGGEDDSELFKCKEVRSLSFKASSDHPSSATTGHAFSHPKSAKTDGCHTLSAKVGSSQSLPQDIRNGLKTSVRKVVQQFRASKESKHKLSGLGNDIAGRNNCKIVFPYELFVQLYCYDKVELCPFGLTNCGNSCYANAVLQCLAFTRPLTSYLLHGLHSKSCRRKGWCFICEFESLIQKAKEGYSPLSPIGILSKIHKIGSNLGHGKEEDAHEFLRYAVDTMQSVCLKEAGSMGPVAEETTLVGLTFGGYLRSKIKCMKCLGKSERCEQMMDLTVEIDGDIGTLEEALAQFTATEILDRDNKYYCSRCKSYEKARKKLTILEVPNILTIVLKRFRSGNFEKLNKSIQFPEVLDMAPYMNGVCDKSSLYNLYAVVVHLDIMNAAFSGHYVCYVKNFNGEWFRIDDSTVEPVELERVLLQGAYMLLYARHSPKAPAFIRNNVVSHVGRLKKRNLEAVPSSLTTSKTESNTMTAQHKHGKHYNQLFHPEDWRFHSMQRIPSVDSSSESSSLFSSSDASSCSTASIKDSSSTGDLSDYIFGEVGPNWYSHYGLSSDPVSSSSNENLDGDSEMDNDIWRVGSGGNGWREHLDGNGNSGILYTETSRQCRKSCSSGCRDTELEQYGFGNPFVVNSGVTLRRVSGDRSAQTFS, encoded by the exons ATGCTGTTTCCCGGAATCCTAGGGTTTCTGACCTTCCTCTTGCCTtcgattttttttgtttctcttttgatTCGCCTCAAGTGGAGGGATGCGGCGGCGAAGAAGGAGGAGATCATGAGGCTGGTCGCCATGGCCTCCGAGGAGGCCGCCTTGGCTGAGGTCGAAGCTACAGTTGAGTACACTTCGATGCCGGTAGTGCGGCGCTACCAGTGTGCTGTCTGTTATAGCCCTACCACTATGCGCTGCTCTCAGTGCAAGATAGTCAGATACTG TTCTGGAAAGTGCCAGATTATGCACTGGAGACGAGGTCATAGAGATGAATGTTGTCCTCAACTTGGTGCCTTGGAATATCAAGATAAAAGTGACTTTGGTGGGAAAGCAGGATTGGAAAAACAGTCTGAAATTTTTG ATACGAAAGGACTACATACTGCTTTTGCATCTTCTGGTTCCTCACCATCTGCTTGTTTCTCTCTGTCTGATGCTGGAAGTAAATCCTCTGTTGATATTTGTTCCAATCAGGGAATCAGGTTTGGCACAATCGACAGATCAGAGAAACCTCTTTCTGATGATGATGCCCCTGATATGCCCCGTGGAACTGCTAGCTTTAATGAGATGGAACTAACTACATCTCTTCCCACACAGTCTTCTAATTCAGTAAGTTTTATAGATGGTATTTCTTGTGCAAGCAAGTCAACTAAGATGAAATCTGGTCATATTGATGAAGGGGTTGACAAATCACATTTTTCTAAACCCAAGCCACTTATGACCAATGATGTGAAGCTAAAAAGTCCTCGCAATTGTAAGCCCACCAGAGGATCTGCTTTACCAGGAAAGTCAGTTACAGATGCCTCTAATTTTAGGTGTTTGCCATCCCCGAACTGTTCAGTGTCAGATTCTGTAGCTGATGGTGGGGAAGATGATTCTGAATTATTTAAGTGTAAAGAAGTTAGGTCTttgtcttttaaagcttctaGTGATCATCCATCTTCAGCCACCACGGGTCATGCTTTCTCCCATCCCAAGTCTGCAAAGACTGATGGTTGTCATACTTTATCTGCAAAAGTTGGTAGCAGCCAAAGCTTGCCACAAGATATTCGTAATGGCTTGAAAACATCAGTGCGGAAAGTTGTACAGCAGTTTAGGGCCTCAAAAGAGTCAAAACACAAATTGTCAGGTCTTGGAAATGATATTGCTGGAAGGAACAATTGCAAG ATAGTCTTTCCATACGAACTTTTTGTGCAACTTTACTGTTATGATAAGGTGGAATTATGCCCATTTGGCCTTACAAATTGTGGGAACAG CTGTTATGCTAATGCTGTTCTCCAGTGCTTGGCATTTACTCGACCTCTTACTTCGTATCTTCTTCATGGGCTTCATTCTAAATCAT GCCGAAGGAAGGGGTGGTGTTTTATCTGTGAGTTTGAATCTCTAATTCAGAAGGCAAAGGAAGGCTATTCCCCTTTGTCTCCCATTGGGATTctatccaaaatacataaaattggAAGTAATCTTGGTCATGGGAAGGAAGAAGACGCGCATGAATTTTTGAG GTATGCTGTTGATACAATGCAATCTGTTTGCCTGAAGGAAGCTGGGAGTATGGGTCCAGTGGCTGAAGAAACAACTCTAGTAGGCCTGACTTTCGGGGGTTACCTTCGATCTAAG ATAAAGTGCATGAAGTGTCTTGGCAAATCTGAGCGTTGTGAGCAAATGATGGATCTCACTGTTGAGATAGATGGGGACATTGGAACTCTTGAAGAGGCTCTTGCGCAATTTACAGCTACTGAAATTTTGGACCGAGATAACAAGTACTATTGCAGCAG GTGTAAATCTTATGAGAAGGCAAGAAAGAAGTTGACAATATTGGAGGTGCCAAATATTTTGACAATAGTTTTGAAGCGATTTCGG TCCGGTAACTTTGAGAAGTTAAACAAATCGATTCAATTTCCTGAGGTCCTCGACATGGCCCCGTATATGAATGGAGTGTGTGATAAGTCTTCTTTGTACAATCTTTATGCAGTGGTGGTTCACTTGGATATCATGAATGCTGCATTTTCTGGTCACTACGTGTGTTATGTGAAGAATTTCAATGGGGAGTGGTTCAGGATAGATGATAGCACA GTAGAACCTGTGGAATTGGAGAGGGTCTTGTTGCAAGGGGCGTACATGCTCCTTTATGCTAG GCACTCTCCAAAAGCCCCAGCTTTTATACGGAACAATGTGGTGTCTCATGTGGGACGGTTAAAGAAAAGGAACTTGGAAGCTGTTCCTTCCAGCCTGACTACATCCAAAACAGAGTCTAATACTATGACAGCACAGCATAAGCATGGAAAGCACTATAATCAATTGTTCCATCCGGAGGATTGGAGATTCCATTCAATGCAAAGAATTCCATCAGTGGATTCATCCAGTGAAAGTTCTTCCCTTTTCAGCAGCTCAGATGCAAGTTCTTGCAGCACCGCAAGCATCAAGGACTCGTCGAGCACAGGCGACTTGTCTGATTACATATTTGGAGAAGTCGGACCCAATTGGTACAGCCATTATGGGCTTTCATCGGACCCCGTTTCATCTTCCTCCAATGAAAACTTAGATGGAGATTCAGAAATGGAC